ATGCCTTCTCCGTCttaggaatcacagaatgttgTCTGCTGGCTGCCATGGCCTACGATCGCTATGTGGCCATATGCCATCCCCTGCGCTACACAACCATGATGAGCTGGAACATGTGCTTCCTGCTCTCAGCTGTATCTTGGCTTATTGGGGTCTTGGTGGCCTTAGGGCAGACAACTTTCATCTTTACCCTTCCATATTGTGGGCCCAACAGGATCAATCATTTCTTCTGtgacctgctgcctctgctgaagtTGGCTTGTACGGACACCTACAAGAATGAAATTGCCACCTACATAATAGCCCTCCTTTTCATCATGGTCCCCTTCTTACTCATAGTTGTGTCATACATCCAGATTCTCCACACCATCTTCAAGATGCCATCAGCTGGGGACAAGAGAAAAACGTTCTCTACCTGCTCTTCTCACCTGGTTGTGGTTACTCTGTTTTACGGATCTGGCATTGTGACCTACTTGAGACCCAAAGCTTTTTATTCAAGCAGCAGTAACaaactgctctctctctcttacacGCTGATGTCTCCCATGGTGAATCCCTTGATTTACAGCTTGAGGAATAAAGAGGTAAAACAAGCCTTGAAAAGACTGATagccaaaaatataaatatgtaacaTGTTTACGAATTACATTAAAATCAGTCCAGGACTAGTTTTGATATTGTGTGCATTACTGCAAGGACAATATGACTTGCCATCACTTACCTAAAATTCATATCTACTTTTTAGTTCTGAGTCAATCCTCCAGataatttcatctttctttttttttttttttttaagaggtattTCTCAGATTATTTTCCATGTCATTTTAGGGTAGATTTGGCATACAGATCAAGTGAATTGCATGTTACTATATCCTTTATGTCCCGTCCATCCATACAGAAATAGTTCTGTACTTCGCAGAAACACACAATTTTGTCTGAATATTGTGTGAACTAAATAACAGTTCTGTGGAGCTTATCTAAAAATAATTACAGGGTgacaacagaaagaaattatCAGAGAAGAGGACAATGCACATAATGAGAAGCACTCCACAAATATCCAAGACATTAGCCTTCTGTTGGATTCTGATGAAGATATTTCCCAGATGAGCTCTTCAGCTCTATTCTGTGAAGAAAGTTTGTTTGAAGGCCTGAAGGGGAAATGATTCCCTTTACTTCAAATATCTTGAAAGTAAGGAACTGTAGCTGGGCTGATACCCTTATTCTCTACTGGTATTGAATGGAGTGAAATAGGTGAAGTGAAA
The Numenius arquata chromosome 23, bNumArq3.hap1.1, whole genome shotgun sequence genome window above contains:
- the LOC141474688 gene encoding olfactory receptor 10A4-like — translated: MYLSTLVGNILIIVIIMVDADLQSPMYFFLKNLSFLEVGYTTSTIPKMLVNFLTKRKGISFLGCATQMYAFSVLGITECCLLAAMAYDRYVAICHPLRYTTMMSWNMCFLLSAVSWLIGVLVALGQTTFIFTLPYCGPNRINHFFCDLLPLLKLACTDTYKNEIATYIIALLFIMVPFLLIVVSYIQILHTIFKMPSAGDKRKTFSTCSSHLVVVTLFYGSGIVTYLRPKAFYSSSSNKLLSLSYTLMSPMVNPLIYSLRNKEVKQALKRLIAKNINM